Within Schaalia sp. HMT-172, the genomic segment TGCGCATCGTGGCCGGCCTGCTCCTGTTCCTCGTGACTCCCGCGTGGTTTGCCGTGACGTCCGCCGTCGATGTCCCGCAGAGTCTCGTGTGGCCCACCTGGTATGCGTGGGCCACCTCGTTCATGGGGATCGTCGTCTGGGCGCGGGGCTGGATGTTGCGACGCCTGGCGCGCGACAACATACAGCGTGCGGCCGAGGAATGGGAAGGGCTTGAGAAGCGTCACCTCGAGGTCGAGCGCGCCTTCTGCCCACTCCTTGGGGCCGGGCGCTACGACCGAGGCCTGAGCGCGCGCCTCGAGGCCGCTCGGGCCGAGCGCGACAGTCTGCGCGCTCGTATCGCTGCGGAGGCTTCGATTCCGTTCCTCGCTTCGATGAGCGCCGCGACGGCTCGGGAAACGGAGACGATCGTGGGGGATTTCCACGGCCTGATGGACGCGCACGTCGCGTTGATGGCCGCGTGCGATCTCTTCGCGCTGGCTCCTGCCTGGCGCGCGGTGTGGGACAACGAGCTGGGTCCGGTGTACGAGGACCTGACCGTCGTCGAGACCCTCACGGAGAGCGTCCAACGGCGAAGCCGCGAGCCGTCGGTCCTGAGCATGGCGGCGTCCCTCACGGCGTGGCTCAACGAGCAGCGCCTGGCCGCGAACGACCTGGGGGCGAGTCTTGAGCGTGCGCAGATGGATCCCGCCGAGGCGTTGACGCAGCTCGACCGGATCGCCGATGAGGCCAGGGTGCGCCTGGTGCGCCTCATCGAGACGGCTCTCGGCGCCGACACGTCCATGATTGGGAAGAAGCGTTACAAGCGCTGGAGGAATGCTCATGTACGGTAAGGAAGCAAGCAACCGAAAACAAGAGATAGACCGCCAGCACTACACTATTCCGAACCAAAGACCAAAAGATAAGCATTGTGGGAAAATCTAAACTTTTGGATTTTCCTACAATGCCAACTACGGCGGAATCCCTCCCACTCCTTATATCTTTCTGTATACATTGAATTTGTATTTAGTAAAATGCAGACAACACCACGGATCGGCTTTTGGTTGGACAATTCCAACCAAACACCACAGCAGACAGCAGAAAACATTCTGAACGCTAGGAAGCCGGTATGATTGTTACATATAAGGGGAAGAAAAATTTCTTTTAGGTACTTGCTTTCCTAAAACTGATGTGATACAATGATTTAATCCAGAAAAGGAGTAAAAAATATGCGGCAAGGTATTCTTAAATAAAACTATAATCAAATAGTGGGAACAAAGGATTATGATAGCTCCTTTTGTAGGGGCTTAGTTTTTTGTACCCAATTTAAGAATACTTTTGCCTTATCAATTTTGACATATCCCCAAAAACAGCAATCACAAACAGGTGTATGCTGTATATGTGTATGTCCGCAACTTATAATCCCCAGTGGTAAAAGTATTTTACTGCTGGGGATTTTTATGCCCTTTGGGGCTGTAAAGGGAGGACAATCACATGAAAATAATCAATATTGGAATTCTTGCCCATGTAGACGCTGGAAAGACGACCTTGACGGAGAGCCTGCTATATGCCAGCGGAGCCATTTCAGAACCGGGGAGCGTCGAAAAAGGGACAACGAGGACGGACACCATGTTTTTGGAGCGGCAGCGTGGGATTACCATTCAAGCGGCAGTCACTTCCTTCCAGTGGCACAGATGTAAAGTTAACATTGTGGATACGCCCGGCCACATGGATTTTTTGGCGGAGGTGTACCGCTCTTTGGCTGTTTTAGATGGGGCCATCTTGGTGATCTCCGCTAAAGATGGCGTGCAGGCCCAGACCCGTATTCTGTTCCATGCCCTGCGGAAAATGAACA encodes:
- a CDS encoding DUF5129 domain-containing protein, translated to MTSLAVDALNQGPERPNTSWRSLRGVLRIVAGLLLFLVTPAWFAVTSAVDVPQSLVWPTWYAWATSFMGIVVWARGWMLRRLARDNIQRAAEEWEGLEKRHLEVERAFCPLLGAGRYDRGLSARLEAARAERDSLRARIAAEASIPFLASMSAATARETETIVGDFHGLMDAHVALMAACDLFALAPAWRAVWDNELGPVYEDLTVVETLTESVQRRSREPSVLSMAASLTAWLNEQRLAANDLGASLERAQMDPAEALTQLDRIADEARVRLVRLIETALGADTSMIGKKRYKRWRNAHVR